One Echinicola strongylocentroti DNA window includes the following coding sequences:
- a CDS encoding RNA polymerase sigma-70 factor produces MKLKDNLRPRNFQLETEADFDMLFQSYYHDLVTYAHTFLHDMDEAEDLVQNLFIHFWENARNIKLNGSLEAYFFKSVKNRCLNKLKSMHVYDKHKVLYLEATLSMNKSEDVEDATFLEKELLEALEKLPDQVREIIELKYLKGKKVSEIACQLELSVNTVKTQLHRGKSKLRKEMDPGLFSLFFLI; encoded by the coding sequence TTGAAATTGAAGGATAACCTAAGGCCAAGGAATTTTCAGCTTGAGACTGAAGCAGATTTTGATATGCTTTTTCAAAGTTATTATCATGATTTGGTCACTTATGCTCATACTTTTCTTCATGATATGGATGAAGCCGAGGACTTAGTGCAGAATTTGTTCATTCATTTTTGGGAAAATGCCAGGAATATCAAATTAAATGGATCTTTAGAAGCTTACTTTTTCAAATCTGTTAAAAATAGGTGTTTGAATAAATTGAAGAGTATGCATGTTTATGACAAGCACAAGGTTTTATATTTGGAGGCAACATTGTCAATGAACAAATCAGAGGATGTTGAAGATGCCACGTTTCTAGAAAAGGAGCTTCTGGAAGCTTTGGAAAAGCTACCAGATCAAGTGCGTGAAATCATTGAACTGAAATATTTGAAAGGGAAGAAAGTGTCGGAAATAGCATGCCAATTGGAGTTATCTGTAAATACAGTAAAAACACAATTACATAGGGGAAAGTCAAAACTAAGGAAAGAGATGGACCCAGGATTGTTCAGTTTGTTTTTTTTGATCTAA
- a CDS encoding FecR family protein gives MIDYLLIWKKAHNCISDAEEKQLEEWISEDPRHETYYLKTLRFYESQKIFVPIDPNKASSKIKERITFQKARPLPYWRYAAALVIFLASAAVIWWSISSTVQYKDIQEEVLIEVSQQTGSVRLYTSTGSQIDFENDSVFSIADPNAKISAKGKKLEYTDAPTSSGIRQLNTLVVPRGESFTLSLADGTKVWLNSESIIKYPSSFGEKTREIEFTGEGYFEVAKDASRPFVLQSQSQTIKVLGTAFNLTSYKDEDSITTTLVEGSVALETSTGKDMVLHPNDQARLSRTNGRLIKKEVDVENFIAWKDGVMYFDNEELQVILSRMARWYDIKAVFENESLKTQRFTGEIVRYEEISQFLAMLEASGIVEFKIKDNVVIVK, from the coding sequence ATGATTGATTATTTACTTATTTGGAAAAAAGCGCATAACTGTATTTCTGATGCTGAGGAAAAACAGCTAGAGGAATGGATCAGCGAAGATCCTAGGCACGAAACATATTATCTAAAGACCTTGAGGTTTTATGAATCCCAGAAGATATTTGTGCCAATAGATCCGAATAAAGCATCATCAAAAATAAAAGAGAGGATAACTTTTCAAAAAGCAAGACCATTACCTTATTGGAGGTATGCAGCAGCCTTAGTGATTTTTCTGGCTTCAGCTGCGGTGATTTGGTGGTCCATTAGCTCTACAGTTCAGTATAAGGACATCCAAGAGGAGGTTTTAATAGAAGTGTCACAACAGACGGGGAGTGTCCGGTTATATACATCTACAGGATCACAGATTGATTTTGAAAACGATAGTGTGTTTTCTATTGCAGACCCAAATGCAAAAATATCGGCAAAAGGCAAAAAACTGGAATATACTGATGCACCAACTTCGTCAGGTATACGTCAGTTGAATACCTTGGTAGTGCCTAGGGGAGAGTCGTTTACCCTGAGTTTAGCGGATGGAACCAAGGTCTGGCTTAACTCCGAATCTATTATTAAATACCCTTCCTCTTTTGGCGAGAAAACGAGGGAAATAGAGTTTACGGGAGAAGGTTATTTTGAAGTAGCCAAAGACGCTAGTCGTCCTTTCGTTCTCCAATCTCAATCTCAAACCATTAAGGTTTTGGGAACAGCTTTTAATCTGACCTCATATAAAGATGAAGATAGCATCACCACCACTTTAGTAGAAGGAAGTGTCGCTCTAGAAACTAGTACTGGAAAAGACATGGTACTTCACCCCAATGATCAGGCTCGTCTGTCAAGGACCAATGGCCGACTGATAAAGAAAGAGGTGGATGTGGAAAATTTCATCGCGTGGAAGGACGGTGTGATGTATTTTGACAACGAAGAACTCCAAGTTATCCTTTCAAGAATGGCGAGATGGTATGATATCAAGGCGGTTTTTGAGAATGAATCATTGAAAACGCAACGGTTTACTGGTGAGATAGTACGTTACGAAGAAATTAGTCAGTTTTTGGCAATGCTTGAAGCTTCAGGAATTGTGGAATTTAAAATAAAAGACAATGTAGTGATCGTAAAATGA
- a CDS encoding TonB-dependent receptor, which yields MSGGLNKVAAETYAQSVTLDLEIENESFESILKEIKRQGKFKVLYPSELFLGLPKMSISVKEASVSSVLDRLIVPYGYNYEVRDSTIIFKKKPSAGLNDGEGSSMTVSGKVTDEEGESLPGANVLVKGTSKGTVTDVNGEYSLTVDSEAVLEFSFLGFISSQTAVKGRSKIDMVLQADIAGLDEVVVIGYGSVKKSDLTGAVSTVSTEDFDKIAGTSPLNAMQGRAAGVSISSNSGLPGSGFNVTVRGINSINTGNGSGSSPIYVVDGVITSSIENINQNNIASISVLKDASASAIYGARAANGVVLVTTKRGKVNVEPQITFNAYWGVSNEGNLKHELLNADQFLELWTESYENSNIPLDWEESDLAYYEGVDTNWKDLMLQQGGIQSYDVSVAGGSDRSNYFVSANMVDQDGMVIGTGQKKYTFRINTDHKIRDWLKFGNSLNISSNKVYGDQAYYRKALTKVPLTRNKEEDGDWGVIHNPGLEHFFVNPIWEAQNSSQEAIWNGLQGNLYVSISPVKNLEFTVRGSLNYSGKKQSDFTPGVPPEYGWGGTNVNTVYKESFENVYWSNDYLLKYKMNVNDHAINFLLGYSREQNSSETLSGQRTGTINNDIRFLDAGDPTSQVNSNYFRDWALVSMFGRVNYSFQDKYLFTGTIRRDGTSRLTEENRWGVFPSGSIAWKISEEVFLENSSVLEELKLRASYGSLGNVNSIGIYGTSAALVAVRAVSNNLPALGYTLTSAVNKDVTWESANKANVGLDASLLNGRLYGSVDYFVENTYDMLFGEPIPRSSGLSGFPVINGGNVRNKGFEVVLGARGGNSDWFYDVSFNITRVKNEVTDLAGRDEITLGGSRISYMHKVGAPAHSFFGYKSDGLIRDESELDKYAGGNFPTKQVGDIALMDINGVDEEGNLTGEPDGVVNEYDRTIIGNRYPEFFYGGMLSGGYKNLSLMIQLQGSHGSDEFFGPGQSTDLFQLMTSFAQNEDVRLYDRFHPTKNPDGTFPLLNKNGSGGNEQFSDFWLESASYLRVQNITLSYDLPKSLLSRAQVDKLGVYFSVQNAYTFTKNHNPEVGNSTATGAGLNAYVTGVPIPRTLTLGVKAAF from the coding sequence ATGTCAGGTGGTCTAAATAAAGTAGCAGCAGAGACCTATGCACAGTCTGTTACATTAGATCTTGAGATAGAAAATGAATCATTTGAATCTATCTTAAAAGAAATAAAGCGGCAAGGTAAATTCAAGGTATTATATCCAAGTGAATTATTTCTTGGTCTACCCAAGATGAGTATTTCTGTAAAAGAGGCCAGTGTCTCTTCAGTTCTGGATAGGCTAATTGTTCCTTATGGATACAACTATGAAGTAAGGGACAGTACAATAATATTTAAAAAGAAACCATCGGCTGGTCTGAATGATGGAGAAGGTAGCTCTATGACCGTAAGCGGAAAAGTGACGGATGAAGAAGGAGAGAGCTTGCCCGGCGCCAATGTTTTGGTAAAGGGGACATCTAAAGGTACTGTTACAGATGTAAATGGAGAATACAGCTTAACAGTGGATAGTGAAGCAGTATTGGAATTCAGTTTTTTAGGGTTTATCAGTTCCCAAACTGCCGTAAAAGGCCGGTCAAAGATCGATATGGTCCTGCAAGCAGATATAGCAGGCCTTGACGAAGTAGTAGTTATCGGATATGGTAGCGTTAAAAAGAGCGACCTTACTGGGGCCGTCAGTACCGTTTCTACAGAAGATTTTGATAAAATAGCGGGAACCTCACCACTAAATGCCATGCAGGGAAGGGCTGCTGGGGTTTCGATTTCCAGTAATTCTGGTCTTCCAGGGTCTGGGTTTAACGTGACCGTTAGAGGGATCAATTCGATCAATACTGGCAATGGAAGCGGGTCATCTCCTATCTATGTTGTAGATGGGGTAATTACCAGTTCCATCGAAAATATCAACCAAAATAATATAGCGTCTATTTCAGTACTGAAGGATGCCTCTGCTTCTGCTATTTATGGGGCAAGGGCCGCTAACGGGGTTGTGCTGGTAACCACCAAGAGGGGAAAGGTGAATGTGGAGCCACAAATTACCTTTAATGCTTACTGGGGTGTCAGCAACGAGGGAAATCTCAAACATGAACTTTTGAATGCAGATCAGTTTTTGGAACTGTGGACAGAGTCTTATGAGAACTCCAACATCCCTTTGGATTGGGAAGAAAGTGATTTGGCCTATTATGAAGGAGTAGATACCAACTGGAAGGACCTGATGCTTCAGCAAGGAGGGATACAGTCCTACGATGTTTCAGTGGCGGGCGGTTCAGATCGCTCCAATTACTTTGTGTCTGCTAATATGGTGGATCAGGATGGGATGGTTATTGGTACAGGCCAAAAGAAATATACATTTAGAATCAATACTGACCACAAAATCCGTGACTGGTTAAAGTTTGGAAATTCATTAAACATTAGTTCCAATAAAGTATATGGTGACCAAGCTTACTACCGGAAAGCCCTTACCAAAGTGCCACTTACCAGAAATAAGGAAGAAGATGGAGATTGGGGAGTCATTCATAATCCCGGCCTTGAACATTTCTTTGTCAATCCTATCTGGGAAGCACAAAACAGCAGCCAGGAAGCCATTTGGAATGGGCTTCAGGGAAATTTATATGTTTCAATTTCTCCTGTGAAAAACCTGGAGTTTACCGTGAGGGGAAGCCTTAATTATTCTGGAAAGAAACAATCGGATTTTACCCCGGGGGTGCCCCCAGAGTATGGTTGGGGAGGTACCAATGTCAATACCGTTTATAAGGAATCTTTCGAAAACGTATATTGGAGCAACGACTATTTGTTGAAGTATAAAATGAATGTCAATGATCATGCAATTAATTTTTTGCTGGGCTATTCAAGAGAACAAAATTCCTCAGAAACCCTCTCAGGGCAGCGAACCGGTACCATTAATAACGATATTAGGTTCTTGGATGCAGGAGACCCAACTAGCCAAGTCAACAGTAATTATTTCAGGGACTGGGCATTGGTATCCATGTTTGGCAGGGTCAACTATTCCTTTCAGGATAAATACCTGTTTACCGGTACTATACGGCGTGATGGAACTTCTAGGCTTACAGAAGAAAATAGATGGGGGGTCTTTCCATCAGGGTCTATTGCCTGGAAAATATCTGAAGAGGTTTTTTTAGAAAACAGTTCAGTGTTGGAAGAATTAAAGTTGAGGGCCAGTTATGGTTCTTTGGGAAATGTGAATTCCATTGGAATTTATGGAACCAGTGCTGCTTTGGTCGCGGTAAGAGCCGTATCTAATAACCTCCCTGCTTTGGGGTATACCTTGACTTCTGCAGTCAATAAGGATGTGACATGGGAGTCCGCCAACAAGGCCAATGTGGGCTTGGATGCTTCATTGCTAAATGGGCGGTTGTACGGAAGTGTAGATTATTTTGTAGAGAATACATATGATATGCTTTTTGGAGAACCTATTCCACGCTCTTCCGGATTGTCCGGTTTTCCGGTGATCAATGGAGGTAATGTAAGGAACAAAGGCTTTGAAGTGGTGCTGGGAGCAAGAGGAGGTAATTCGGATTGGTTTTATGATGTGAGTTTTAACATCACCAGGGTCAAAAATGAGGTGACTGATTTGGCAGGAAGGGATGAAATCACGTTGGGAGGTAGCAGGATCAGCTATATGCATAAGGTAGGAGCACCGGCACACTCATTTTTTGGGTATAAATCCGATGGGCTTATCCGAGACGAAAGCGAATTGGATAAATACGCTGGAGGAAACTTCCCTACCAAGCAAGTAGGTGATATCGCATTGATGGATATCAATGGGGTCGATGAGGAGGGAAACCTTACCGGTGAGCCAGATGGAGTGGTCAATGAATACGACAGGACGATTATAGGTAACAGGTATCCCGAATTCTTTTATGGAGGGATGCTCTCTGGTGGATACAAAAACCTCAGTTTAATGATCCAGTTGCAAGGTTCCCACGGTTCTGATGAATTCTTTGGGCCCGGTCAATCAACAGACCTGTTTCAGCTTATGACCAGTTTTGCTCAAAATGAAGATGTGAGGCTCTATGACCGATTTCATCCTACCAAAAACCCTGATGGCACCTTTCCACTTTTAAACAAAAATGGGTCTGGAGGAAACGAGCAGTTCTCGGATTTTTGGTTGGAAAGTGCTTCTTATTTGAGAGTTCAAAACATTACCCTTAGTTATGATCTCCCGAAGAGCCTTCTTTCAAGGGCACAGGTGGACAAATTAGGGGTCTACTTTAGTGTGCAGAATGCTTATACTTTTACCAAGAACCATAATCCTGAAGTGGGGAACTCTACTGCGACGGGGGCAGGGCTGAATGCCTATGTTACCGGAGTTCCTATTCCGAGAACACTTACATTAGGCGTTAAAGCGGCATTTTAA